The genomic stretch CTTTTCAAAGTTTATCCGTTCGCCTCTTCCCTATACTATAGCTTTACAAACTATGATTTGTTTAATGGCATATCGAAGACAGGTATGATGAACTATAATAAAATTTTCACAGATTCCGACATTAAAAAAGCATTTTATGTTACATTTAAATATGCAATTTTCGATGTTCCCTTAAAGTTGATGTTCGCATTGTTCATCGCATATATCCTGAACTTTAAATTAAAAGGAGTTAATTTCTTCCGGACTGCGTATTATGTTCCGTCTATTCTGGGAGGATCCATTGCCATCGCAATTTTATGGAGAGCCGTATTCAATACAGACGGCCTGATTAATACCGTTCTTGGCGTATTTGGTGTTGAAAAGATCAACTGGATGGCAAGCGGAGGCGGTGCCCTGACCGTGATTGTACTTTTAAGGGTCTGGCAGTTTGGTTCTGCCATGGTGATCTTCCTCGCAGCCTTAAAGGGTGTCTCTGAAGACTTATACGAAGCAGCTTCCATTGACGGGGCAGGAAAGTGGACACAGTTCTTTAAAATTACGGTTCCTTTAATTACACCGGTTATTTTCTACAACCTGATCACTCAGTTATGCCAGGCGTTCCAGGAATTCAACGGGCCATTCCTTGTAACAAAGGGAGGACCTAACGGTGCGACTACTTTGATCTCCATCCTGATTTATAACAACGCATTCTTACGGCATAAGATGGGTATGGCAAGTGCACAGGCCTGGATCCTGTTCCTCATTGTTATGACCTTTACGGTAGTAGCGTTTGTAAGCCAGAAGAAGTGGGTTTATTATTCAGATGAGGATGGGAGGTAAATGACATGACGAAAGAGACTAAGAGAAAGATCAGTGCAGCGATCCGTTATGCATTACTGATTCTTGTCGGATTTATTATGGTATACCCCCTGATCTGGATGGTAGGTGCTACTTTTAAGACAAATTCGGAGATTTTTACCAGCGCATGGTTTTGGCCTAAAAAGCCTGTGACCGATGGTTATGCCAATGCATTTGTAGATTACGGCGGAAAGATCAATCTGATCAAATCCATGCTCAATACATACAAGATTGTTGTGCCAAAGGTTCTTTTCACCGTTGTATCAGCCACGATCACGGCTTATGGTTTCGGCCGGTTTGAATTTAAGGGAAAGGGAATCCTGTTTTCTCTTATGATTTCCACCCTGTTTCTGCCTCAGGTAGTGTTAAATGCTCCCCAGTATATCATGTTCAATAAATGGGGCTGGACCAACTCCTATTTACCGTTAGTGGTTCCCTCCCTGTTTGCAGGAGATACCTATTTCTTATTCATGCTGATACAGTTTTTAAGAGGTGTGCCAAAGGAACTGGAGGAAGCTGCCAAAATTGATGGCTGCAGTTCCATTAAAACCTTATGGCATGTGATTGTTCCCATGTTAAAGCCATCGCTGGTGTCCGTTGCACTGTTTCAGTTTATGTGGACGTCCAATGACTTTATGGGACCGCTTATTTACGTTTCCGATATGCCCAAATATACGAATTCCATATATTTGCGCATGTCCATG from Lacrimispora sphenoides JCM 1415 encodes the following:
- a CDS encoding carbohydrate ABC transporter permease, whose protein sequence is MKSKGIRKVLADNAGFFFILPWLVGFILFKVYPFASSLYYSFTNYDLFNGISKTGMMNYNKIFTDSDIKKAFYVTFKYAIFDVPLKLMFALFIAYILNFKLKGVNFFRTAYYVPSILGGSIAIAILWRAVFNTDGLINTVLGVFGVEKINWMASGGGALTVIVLLRVWQFGSAMVIFLAALKGVSEDLYEAASIDGAGKWTQFFKITVPLITPVIFYNLITQLCQAFQEFNGPFLVTKGGPNGATTLISILIYNNAFLRHKMGMASAQAWILFLIVMTFTVVAFVSQKKWVYYSDEDGR
- a CDS encoding carbohydrate ABC transporter permease yields the protein MTKETKRKISAAIRYALLILVGFIMVYPLIWMVGATFKTNSEIFTSAWFWPKKPVTDGYANAFVDYGGKINLIKSMLNTYKIVVPKVLFTVVSATITAYGFGRFEFKGKGILFSLMISTLFLPQVVLNAPQYIMFNKWGWTNSYLPLVVPSLFAGDTYFLFMLIQFLRGVPKELEEAAKIDGCSSIKTLWHVIVPMLKPSLVSVALFQFMWTSNDFMGPLIYVSDMPKYTNSIYLRMSMDGDVGFQWNRILAMSLISIIPSLIVFFCAQDAFIDGIAAGGVKG